A window from Ictalurus furcatus strain D&B chromosome 16, Billie_1.0, whole genome shotgun sequence encodes these proteins:
- the myl10 gene encoding myosin regulatory light chain 10: protein MAPKKAKKKEAASSNVFSMFEQSQIQEFKEAFTIMDQNRDGFIDKNDLRDTFAALGRLNVGNDELDEMLKEAPGPINFTIFLSMFGEKLKGTDPEENILAAFKIFDPEGTGIIKGEEIKYHLMSQADKFTEAEVNQMFTNFPLDVAGNLDYKNLCYVITHGEDKEQE from the exons ATG GCTCCCAAAAAGGCAAAGAAGAAGGAAGCTGCAAGCTCCAACGTGTTCAGCATGTTCGAGCAGTCTCAGATCCAAGAGTTTAAAGAG GCCTTCACCATCATGGACCAGAACAGAGACGGATTCATCGACAAGAACGACCTGAGAGACACATTCGCTGCccttg gacgTCTGAATGTGGGTAATGATGAGCTGGATGAGATGCTAAAGGAAGCTCCAGGTCCAATAAACTTCACCATCTTCCTCAGCATGTTCGGAGAGAAACTCAAGG GAACGGATCCGGAGGAGAACATTCTCGCCGCCTTCAAGATATTCGACCCTGAGGGAACGGGCATCATTAAAGGAGAAGA gATCAAATACCATCTCATGTCCCAGGCAGACAAATTCACAGAGGCAGAG GTAAATCAGATGTTCACAAACTTCCCGTTGGACGTTGCTGGAAACCTGGACTACAAGAACCTGTGCTACGTCATCACTCACGGAGAGGACAAGGAGCAGGAATGA